The Breoghania sp. genome has a segment encoding these proteins:
- a CDS encoding acyclic terpene utilization AtuA family protein, with protein sequence MKTIRIGAGAGYSGDRIEPAVEVAEKGNIDYLVFECLAERTIAIAQKAKLNNPEAGYDALLEARMRAVLPACKQKGIKLITNMGAANPLAAAKKTAEIAAELGITGLKVACVGGDDVLKVLTDKDIKITETGSPASSMGDTLLSANAYLGAGPLVEALENGADVVITGRVADPALFLAPQIFEFGWSFDDWDRLAKGTAVGHLLECGGQVTGGYYAEPGLKDVAGLARLGFPIAEVTEDGEFVITKVAEAGGKVTTDTCKEQILYEVHDPASYLTPDVIADFSQITFTEEAPDRVRVGGVKGRERPATLKASVGYVDGYIGEGEMSYAGPGALARGRLALYIVKERLSIIGLEASELKFDLIGYNAIHGDVLAPQPEPTEVRIRVAGRTASMAEAVRIGNEVETLYTNGPASGGGSTKTAKQVVAMLSALLPREDVTPTVQFVEA encoded by the coding sequence ATGAAAACCATTCGTATTGGTGCAGGTGCCGGCTACTCCGGCGACCGTATCGAGCCCGCAGTTGAAGTTGCCGAAAAAGGCAACATTGACTACCTCGTCTTCGAATGTCTGGCAGAACGCACGATTGCTATCGCGCAGAAGGCCAAACTGAACAACCCGGAAGCGGGTTACGACGCACTCCTGGAAGCGCGGATGCGCGCTGTCCTGCCCGCCTGCAAGCAGAAGGGCATCAAGCTCATCACGAACATGGGGGCGGCCAATCCTTTGGCCGCCGCCAAGAAGACCGCCGAAATCGCCGCCGAGCTTGGCATTACCGGCCTGAAGGTCGCCTGCGTGGGTGGGGATGACGTCCTCAAGGTTCTCACCGACAAGGACATCAAGATCACCGAGACAGGCTCCCCGGCCTCTTCGATGGGTGACACGCTTCTCTCCGCCAACGCCTATCTGGGCGCAGGCCCGCTGGTGGAAGCTCTGGAGAACGGCGCGGACGTCGTGATCACGGGCCGCGTTGCCGACCCGGCCCTGTTCCTCGCCCCGCAGATCTTCGAATTCGGCTGGTCGTTCGATGACTGGGACAGGCTCGCCAAGGGCACGGCCGTTGGCCACCTGCTGGAATGCGGCGGTCAGGTCACCGGCGGCTACTACGCAGAACCCGGCCTCAAGGATGTCGCGGGCCTCGCCCGTCTCGGCTTCCCGATCGCCGAAGTCACCGAAGATGGCGAGTTCGTCATCACCAAGGTTGCCGAAGCCGGTGGCAAGGTGACGACAGACACCTGCAAGGAGCAGATCCTGTACGAAGTGCACGATCCCGCCAGCTATCTGACGCCGGATGTGATCGCTGACTTCTCGCAGATCACCTTCACCGAAGAAGCGCCTGACCGCGTCCGCGTGGGCGGTGTCAAGGGACGGGAGCGTCCGGCGACCCTCAAGGCTTCCGTTGGCTATGTCGACGGCTATATCGGCGAAGGCGAGATGTCTTATGCCGGTCCGGGGGCACTCGCCCGCGGCAGGCTTGCCCTCTACATCGTCAAGGAACGTCTGTCGATCATCGGCCTGGAAGCCAGCGAGCTGAAATTCGACCTGATCGGCTACAACGCCATTCACGGCGATGTGCTCGCCCCCCAGCCGGAACCGACCGAAGTGCGCATCCGCGTCGCCGGGCGCACCGCGTCCATGGCGGAAGCCGTTCGCATCGGCAACGAAGTGGAAACACTCTACACGAACGGACCGGCCAGCGGCGGCGGCTCCACCAAGACTGCCAAGCAGGTCGTGGCCATGCTCTCCGCTCTTCTCCCGCGTGAAGATGTGACCCCCACCGTTCAGTTCGTCGAGGCCTGA
- a CDS encoding bifunctional enoyl-CoA hydratase/phosphate acetyltransferase, translating to MNARNLPSGNDVELTSLTFDELEVGQSASVSRDLTSTDITLFATVSGNVDPLHFSGGSAASRFRQPVGHGMWAGSLFSGLLGTKLPGPGTIYLKQELEFLAPMFPGDTITASVRIADKIRDEKGRERVTLACECTNQKGERVIEGVAVVIPPSEHVSQAGVGLPDLHLVAHDQLDKLTAQCASFPPLPTAIVYPCDETSLRGACIGAQMGLIEPVLVGPEGTVQALADELDLDISSLRIVDAQNAIDAAAKGVDLAKQGEVGAIMKGALHTDELMSAVVRRDRGLRTTRRISHVFVMSVPTYPKPLLITDAVVNISPNADDKAHIINNAVELANVLGVETPRVAILSAVETINPKIQSTLDAAALCKMADRGQITGAIVDGPLAFDNAISAEAARTKGIRSEVAGQPDILLVPELAAGNMLVKQLSFLAHADAAGIVLGASVPVMLTSRADSLPARLASCALAVLLANKNGAR from the coding sequence ATGAACGCACGAAACCTGCCTTCCGGGAACGATGTGGAACTGACGAGCCTCACCTTTGACGAGCTTGAGGTGGGACAGAGCGCGAGCGTGTCGCGCGACCTGACCTCGACCGACATCACTCTTTTCGCCACCGTTTCGGGGAATGTGGATCCGCTTCATTTCTCCGGAGGCAGCGCCGCCTCGCGCTTCCGCCAGCCCGTCGGGCATGGCATGTGGGCAGGCTCGCTGTTTTCCGGTCTTCTGGGCACCAAACTGCCCGGCCCCGGCACCATTTATCTGAAGCAGGAACTTGAGTTCCTCGCGCCCATGTTCCCCGGTGACACGATCACGGCGAGCGTGCGCATCGCCGACAAGATCCGGGACGAAAAGGGGCGCGAGCGCGTCACCCTCGCGTGCGAATGCACCAACCAGAAGGGCGAGCGCGTGATCGAGGGCGTCGCGGTGGTCATTCCGCCGTCCGAACATGTCAGCCAGGCGGGCGTTGGCCTGCCGGATCTGCATCTGGTCGCCCATGACCAGCTCGACAAGCTGACCGCCCAATGCGCCTCCTTCCCGCCCCTGCCGACGGCCATCGTCTACCCTTGCGACGAAACCTCGCTGCGTGGCGCCTGTATTGGCGCGCAGATGGGCCTGATCGAGCCGGTTCTTGTCGGGCCTGAAGGCACGGTGCAGGCGCTGGCGGACGAACTCGACCTCGATATCAGCTCTCTGCGCATCGTCGATGCGCAAAATGCCATCGATGCCGCCGCGAAGGGCGTGGACCTTGCCAAACAGGGCGAGGTCGGCGCGATCATGAAGGGCGCGCTTCACACCGATGAACTGATGAGCGCGGTGGTTCGCCGCGACAGGGGCCTGCGCACCACGCGGCGCATCAGCCATGTCTTCGTCATGTCGGTGCCGACCTATCCCAAGCCGCTGCTGATCACCGATGCCGTCGTCAACATCTCACCCAATGCCGACGACAAGGCGCACATCATCAACAACGCCGTCGAGCTTGCGAATGTTCTGGGGGTTGAAACCCCGCGGGTGGCGATCCTGTCCGCGGTTGAGACCATCAATCCGAAGATCCAGTCCACGCTCGATGCGGCGGCGCTGTGCAAGATGGCGGATCGCGGACAGATTACCGGCGCCATCGTTGACGGCCCGCTGGCCTTCGACAACGCCATATCGGCTGAAGCCGCGCGCACCAAGGGCATTCGCTCCGAGGTCGCCGGTCAGCCCGATATTCTGCTTGTGCCGGAACTGGCCGCCGGCAACATGCTTGTCAAACAACTCTCCTTCCTGGCGCATGCCGATGCGGCTGGAATCGTACTCGGGGCCTCTGTCCCCGTCATGCTGACGAGCCGCGCCGACAGCTTGCCTGCGCGACTGGCTTCCTGTGCCCTTGCCGTTCTGCTAGCAAACAAGAACGGCGCTCGCTGA
- a CDS encoding LysR family transcriptional regulator translates to MAPTFRQIQAFLAVATHLKFVKAAEELHISQPALTVQINQLESALSIKLFNRTKRQVSLTAAGQDMLPLFERIAGDMDQVMAASSDIHYARRGVVRIACLPSVAARIVPIAMEKFRHTHPNIRVHVRDVMGEDIVQMVKLNAVDFGIGARLTPDREIKVEGFLTDHICAFYQEGHPLGKVGEVLKLSDCVRYPLILTNQNSSVRVLFERSMAREGVDVEIAGEANYMSTALGMVRAGLGVAILPMSAIDAGNAFGLEYRPIDAPWLNRRIGFVRKATGSLSPVAEHFIKALQETGDSLPNDTFRSSRRSDSCV, encoded by the coding sequence ATGGCTCCGACATTTCGTCAGATTCAGGCCTTTCTCGCCGTCGCCACGCATCTGAAGTTCGTGAAGGCTGCCGAGGAGCTCCATATATCCCAGCCCGCTCTGACGGTGCAGATCAACCAGCTGGAGTCGGCGCTTTCGATCAAGCTGTTCAACAGAACGAAGCGCCAGGTCTCACTCACTGCGGCCGGGCAGGATATGCTGCCCCTGTTTGAGCGGATCGCGGGGGATATGGACCAAGTGATGGCCGCCTCCAGCGATATTCACTATGCGCGCCGGGGGGTGGTTCGCATTGCCTGTCTGCCTTCGGTCGCCGCGCGCATCGTGCCCATCGCCATGGAGAAGTTCCGACACACACATCCCAACATCCGTGTCCATGTGCGCGATGTGATGGGCGAGGATATCGTCCAGATGGTGAAACTGAACGCCGTGGATTTCGGGATCGGTGCGCGCCTGACACCGGATCGTGAGATCAAGGTGGAGGGCTTTCTGACCGACCATATCTGCGCCTTCTATCAGGAGGGCCATCCGCTCGGGAAAGTGGGAGAGGTCCTGAAACTGTCCGATTGCGTGCGCTATCCGCTGATCCTCACAAATCAGAACAGCAGCGTGCGCGTGCTGTTCGAACGGTCCATGGCGCGTGAAGGGGTTGATGTGGAGATCGCTGGCGAGGCGAATTACATGTCGACCGCGCTCGGTATGGTGCGTGCCGGGCTGGGCGTTGCGATCCTGCCCATGTCGGCAATCGATGCCGGAAATGCGTTTGGGCTCGAATACAGGCCCATCGACGCGCCCTGGCTCAACCGGCGTATCGGTTTCGTCCGCAAGGCGACAGGGAGCCTCTCGCCGGTGGCCGAACATTTCATCAAGGCGCTTCAGGAGACGGGCGACAGTCTGCCAAATGATACATTTCGCAGTTCCAGACGCTCCGATTCCTGCGTTTAG
- a CDS encoding 3-oxoacid CoA-transferase subunit B: MDSKILIATRVAQELKTGNLANLGIGLPTLVASYLPKGVEVSFQSENGIIGMSTLPHPGLFDADLTDAGGTPIGSVPGASAFDSSFSFGLIRGGHLDVTVLGGLQVDERGLLANWMVPGKMVPGMGGAMDLVAGAKRVIVAMTHTAKGAPKIVKECCLPLTAVRRVDLIVTDLAVIEPTDEGLVLRELAPGVSVKDVLEATEATLIVPDNVPEMAL; the protein is encoded by the coding sequence ATGGATAGCAAGATCCTTATCGCCACCCGCGTCGCCCAAGAACTGAAGACGGGCAACCTGGCGAATCTTGGCATTGGCCTGCCGACCCTTGTCGCTTCGTATCTTCCGAAGGGCGTGGAAGTGTCGTTCCAGTCGGAGAACGGCATCATCGGCATGAGCACGCTGCCCCATCCGGGCCTCTTCGACGCGGATCTGACCGATGCCGGCGGCACGCCGATCGGCTCCGTTCCCGGCGCTTCGGCCTTTGACTCCAGCTTCTCCTTCGGCCTGATCCGCGGCGGTCATCTCGACGTGACCGTTCTGGGCGGGCTGCAGGTTGACGAGCGCGGCTTGCTCGCCAACTGGATGGTGCCGGGCAAGATGGTGCCGGGCATGGGCGGTGCGATGGACCTTGTGGCCGGTGCCAAGCGGGTGATCGTCGCGATGACCCACACCGCCAAGGGGGCTCCGAAGATCGTGAAGGAATGCTGCCTTCCGCTGACCGCTGTGCGTCGCGTCGACCTCATCGTCACGGATCTGGCTGTTATCGAACCGACCGATGAGGGTCTCGTGCTGCGTGAACTCGCCCCCGGCGTCTCCGTCAAAGACGTCCTTGAGGCGACCGAAGCAACGCTGATCGTACCGGACAACGTCCCTGAAATGGCTCTGTGA
- a CDS encoding acetyl-CoA C-acetyltransferase, whose amino-acid sequence MTDVVITSAVRTAIGTFNGGLSSVPAADLGATVILELLKRSKLETADVEDVILGNVLTAGLGQNPARQAALKAGLPSSSTAITINQVCGSGLRAVGMGLQSIACGDASVVIAGGQENMSLAPHAIHVRNGIKMGPGTMVDTMIKDGLWDAFNDYHMGMTAENVAKMSDISREAQDELAARSQERAAKARENGHFVNEIVPVTVHSRKGDTVVTEDEFIRPGTTAEKLAGLRPAFTKTGTVTAGNASGINDGAAAVVMMSAEEAKKRGLKPMARVAGWATAGVDPAIMGTGPIAASRKLLAKLGWKSSDLDLIEANEAFAAQAAAVNNEMGWDAAKVNVNGGAIALGHPIGASGARILVTLLHEMERRDAKKGLATLCIGGGMGIALCVERD is encoded by the coding sequence ATGACTGACGTCGTCATCACCTCCGCAGTCCGCACCGCCATCGGAACCTTCAACGGGGGCCTGTCCAGCGTTCCCGCCGCTGATCTCGGCGCGACCGTCATTCTTGAGCTGCTGAAGCGCTCCAAGCTGGAAACCGCTGACGTCGAAGATGTCATTCTGGGCAATGTGCTGACGGCCGGGCTCGGCCAGAACCCGGCCCGTCAGGCCGCACTCAAGGCGGGCCTGCCCTCCTCCTCCACCGCCATCACCATCAACCAGGTGTGCGGATCGGGCCTGCGTGCCGTGGGAATGGGCTTGCAGTCGATTGCATGTGGCGACGCCTCCGTCGTCATTGCCGGTGGCCAGGAGAACATGAGCCTCGCCCCCCATGCCATACATGTGCGCAACGGCATCAAGATGGGCCCCGGCACCATGGTCGACACCATGATCAAGGACGGCCTGTGGGACGCCTTCAACGACTATCATATGGGCATGACGGCGGAAAACGTCGCCAAGATGAGCGACATCAGCCGCGAAGCCCAGGATGAGCTGGCCGCCCGTTCGCAAGAGCGCGCCGCAAAAGCGCGCGAGAACGGCCATTTCGTCAATGAAATTGTGCCGGTCACCGTGCATAGCCGCAAGGGCGACACCGTTGTGACGGAAGACGAATTCATCCGTCCCGGCACCACCGCGGAAAAGCTCGCGGGTCTGCGCCCGGCCTTCACCAAGACCGGCACCGTGACCGCAGGCAACGCCTCCGGCATCAATGACGGCGCCGCAGCTGTCGTGATGATGAGCGCGGAAGAGGCGAAAAAGCGCGGCCTCAAGCCGATGGCCCGCGTGGCCGGCTGGGCGACCGCGGGCGTCGATCCCGCCATCATGGGCACCGGCCCCATTGCGGCCTCGCGCAAGCTGCTGGCCAAGCTCGGCTGGAAGTCCTCCGACCTCGACCTGATCGAGGCCAACGAGGCTTTTGCCGCCCAGGCAGCCGCCGTGAACAACGAAATGGGCTGGGATGCGGCCAAGGTCAACGTGAATGGCGGCGCGATCGCGCTGGGCCATCCGATCGGCGCATCGGGCGCCCGCATTCTGGTGACCCTGCTGCACGAGATGGAGCGTCGCGACGCGAAGAAGGGCCTCGCCACGCTTTGCATCGGTGGTGGCATGGGCATCGCGCTCTGCGTTGAACGCGACTGA
- a CDS encoding 3-oxoacid CoA-transferase subunit A: MSDIISAADAVARIQDGAVLMIGGFMGVGTPPRLIDELVRQGQKNLTVIANDTARPGFGIGKLIEAGQVSKLITSHIGTNPMTQKQMIDGDIEVQLVPQGTLAERIRAGGYGLGAVVTPTGVGTIAAEGRQTIELEGKTYLIELPIKADFALVNAKLSDYQGNLMYALTARNFNPLMAMAAETVIAEAESIVPVGVISPDMIVTPHVVVDYLVAKETRNG, encoded by the coding sequence ATGTCTGATATCATTTCCGCTGCGGACGCTGTCGCACGGATTCAGGACGGTGCCGTTCTGATGATCGGCGGCTTCATGGGCGTCGGCACTCCCCCGCGCCTCATCGACGAACTCGTTCGCCAGGGCCAGAAGAACCTCACCGTCATCGCCAATGACACCGCCCGTCCAGGCTTCGGCATCGGCAAGCTGATCGAGGCCGGCCAGGTCTCCAAGCTCATCACGAGCCACATCGGCACCAACCCGATGACCCAGAAGCAGATGATCGACGGCGACATCGAGGTTCAACTCGTTCCCCAAGGCACGCTTGCCGAGCGCATTCGCGCGGGCGGCTACGGCCTCGGTGCCGTTGTGACCCCGACCGGCGTCGGCACGATCGCCGCCGAAGGCCGCCAGACCATCGAGCTGGAAGGCAAGACCTACCTGATCGAACTCCCGATCAAGGCCGATTTCGCTCTCGTGAACGCCAAGCTCAGCGACTATCAGGGCAACCTGATGTACGCGCTGACTGCGCGCAACTTCAATCCGCTGATGGCGATGGCCGCCGAGACGGTGATCGCGGAAGCGGAATCCATCGTCCCTGTCGGCGTCATCTCTCCCGACATGATCGTCACCCCGCACGTCGTGGTCGACTACCTGGTCGCAAAGGAGACGCGCAATGGATAG
- a CDS encoding acetate/propionate family kinase, protein MTAFQSLEKGALLVLNSGSSSVKFTVFAVEPAQNKIAPFFAGQLCEIGTDAKLTAKTEAGEKMAEESWADRDKGGVAPLLPHLISWIESRLPEGMPLLAAGHRVVHGGSGLHHPVMINEHLMKELESLIPLAPLHQPQNTAAIRVLSESRSELPQVACFDTAFHHTQPSTSTTYAIPRELTEAGIRRYGFHGLSYEYISRHLREEMPDLAEGRVVVAHLGNGSSLCALKNGRSYDTTMGFSVLEGVPMGTRCGNLDPGVIIHLMREYKMNVNDLEQLLYHKSGLLGMSGISNDMRALLSSDDPRAKEAVDIFCSRVAKEIARLACAMGGFDALIFTAGIGEHSAPIRSMVCKHLKWLGIELCEESNANRQSRISAENSLPVHVIPTNEELMIAQHTVDLLTMRNAA, encoded by the coding sequence GTGACTGCATTCCAATCGCTTGAGAAAGGAGCGCTGCTTGTCCTCAACAGTGGCTCCTCTTCCGTCAAATTCACCGTCTTCGCCGTTGAGCCGGCGCAAAACAAGATCGCTCCGTTCTTTGCCGGTCAGCTGTGCGAGATCGGCACCGACGCCAAACTGACCGCCAAGACCGAGGCGGGGGAGAAGATGGCTGAGGAATCCTGGGCCGATCGCGACAAGGGTGGCGTGGCACCGCTGTTGCCGCACCTGATCTCCTGGATCGAGTCGCGCCTGCCGGAGGGCATGCCGCTGCTGGCCGCCGGTCACCGCGTGGTCCATGGCGGTTCCGGGCTGCATCATCCGGTGATGATCAACGAGCATCTGATGAAGGAGCTGGAATCTCTCATTCCGCTGGCTCCGCTGCACCAGCCTCAGAACACGGCAGCGATCCGCGTGTTATCGGAAAGCCGGTCCGAGCTGCCGCAGGTGGCCTGTTTCGACACCGCCTTTCACCACACACAGCCCTCCACCTCCACCACCTACGCCATCCCGCGCGAGCTGACGGAGGCGGGCATTCGCCGCTATGGCTTCCATGGCCTGTCCTACGAGTACATTTCCCGTCATCTCAGAGAGGAAATGCCGGACCTGGCCGAGGGTCGCGTCGTCGTTGCCCATCTGGGGAACGGGTCCAGCCTGTGCGCCCTGAAGAATGGTCGCAGCTACGACACCACGATGGGCTTTTCCGTGCTGGAGGGTGTGCCTATGGGCACGCGCTGCGGCAACCTCGATCCGGGCGTCATCATTCATCTGATGCGCGAATACAAGATGAACGTGAACGATCTGGAGCAGCTGCTCTATCACAAGTCGGGCCTGCTCGGCATGTCGGGTATCTCCAACGACATGCGTGCGCTTCTGTCGAGTGATGATCCGAGGGCGAAGGAAGCCGTCGATATCTTCTGCTCACGCGTCGCCAAGGAAATCGCACGCCTGGCCTGCGCCATGGGCGGGTTCGATGCGCTTATCTTCACGGCGGGTATCGGCGAACACTCCGCGCCGATCCGTTCCATGGTGTGCAAGCACCTCAAGTGGCTCGGTATCGAGCTTTGCGAGGAAAGCAACGCCAATCGTCAGTCGCGGATTTCGGCGGAAAATTCTCTCCCGGTTCACGTGATCCCGACGAATGAAGAGCTGATGATCGCCCAGCATACGGTCGACCTTCTGACCATGCGAAACGCCGCCTGA
- a CDS encoding SDR family oxidoreductase — protein MDLGIRGRKALLTGSSKGMGRACAFAVAREGVDVTLVARNRTTLLATAEEIRAETGVKVQSVVADISTEEGRAEVLQACPDPDIVLNNAGGKLPGDFRDWDRKEWIEAIDLMMLPPIMMMRAVVDGMMERGFGRIVNIVSRSVKIPQNELGLSNGARSGLVGFTAGLARQTVRHNVTINNLLPGIFDSDAQREHIEGMIKDGATQTFDEIWAARAAANPAGRYGRPEEIGAYFAFLCGENAGFITGQSLLIDGGSYPGTY, from the coding sequence ATGGATCTTGGAATTCGTGGCCGCAAGGCGTTGTTGACCGGTTCGAGCAAGGGCATGGGACGGGCCTGCGCGTTCGCCGTGGCGCGTGAGGGCGTCGATGTCACGCTGGTGGCGCGCAACCGGACGACGCTTCTGGCGACGGCGGAAGAAATCCGCGCCGAGACCGGCGTCAAGGTGCAGAGCGTTGTCGCCGATATTTCCACCGAGGAAGGTCGTGCGGAGGTCCTGCAGGCCTGCCCGGATCCCGATATCGTGCTCAACAATGCGGGCGGCAAACTTCCCGGCGATTTCCGCGACTGGGACCGCAAGGAATGGATCGAGGCGATCGACCTGATGATGTTGCCGCCGATCATGATGATGCGTGCGGTGGTGGACGGCATGATGGAGCGTGGCTTCGGGCGCATCGTCAACATCGTCTCGCGCAGCGTGAAGATCCCGCAAAACGAACTGGGTCTTTCCAACGGCGCACGCTCGGGGCTTGTCGGGTTCACGGCAGGCCTCGCCCGCCAGACAGTGCGCCACAATGTGACGATCAACAACCTGCTTCCCGGCATCTTCGACAGTGACGCCCAACGTGAGCACATCGAAGGCATGATCAAGGACGGGGCAACGCAGACATTCGACGAAATCTGGGCGGCGCGTGCGGCTGCCAATCCGGCGGGGCGTTATGGCCGACCGGAAGAGATCGGGGCCTATTTCGCGTTCCTGTGTGGCGAGAATGCAGGTTTCATCACCGGCCAAAGCCTGCTGATAGACGGTGGCAGCTATCCCGGGACGTATTGA
- a CDS encoding PLP-dependent cysteine synthase family protein has protein sequence MKPLSPECLPLPDCAERAWARDAVNLLEGDARRSADTHLINPVFPGLSGISFYLKDESTHPTGSLKHRLARSLVLYGICNGLIRQGTTLVEASSGSTAVSEAYFAHLLDLPFVAVMTKDTSRQKVAEIERFGGKCHFVDRACEIYDAARTVAAETGGHYLDQFTYAERATDWRGNNNIAESIFKQMEREVHPVPEWVVMCAGTGGTSATIGRYLRYRSLHTRLCVVDVENSVFYDGFRTGDRNKTCEKGSRIEGIGRPRVEPSFLPSVIDHMIKIPDAASLAAMHVLSERIFRRVGGSTGTNFFGLCWVAGQMMREKRDGSLVSVICDSGARYEDTYYNADWLARNEFDIEPYREALNTFLDTGDFSLLEALVRASK, from the coding sequence ATGAAACCGCTCTCTCCCGAATGCCTTCCTCTTCCCGATTGTGCCGAACGTGCCTGGGCGCGCGACGCCGTGAACCTGCTTGAAGGCGATGCGCGACGCTCCGCCGATACGCATCTGATCAATCCGGTATTTCCCGGGCTGAGCGGAATCTCCTTCTATCTGAAGGACGAAAGCACGCATCCCACCGGCAGTCTGAAGCATCGCCTGGCCCGCTCGCTGGTGCTCTATGGCATCTGTAACGGCCTGATCCGGCAGGGCACGACGCTGGTTGAGGCGTCTTCCGGCTCCACCGCCGTTTCAGAGGCCTATTTCGCGCATCTGCTCGACCTGCCCTTTGTTGCGGTCATGACGAAGGATACCTCGCGCCAGAAGGTCGCCGAGATCGAGCGTTTCGGCGGCAAATGCCATTTCGTCGACCGCGCCTGCGAGATCTATGACGCGGCGCGCACGGTGGCTGCGGAGACGGGCGGGCACTATCTCGACCAGTTCACCTATGCCGAGCGGGCGACCGACTGGCGCGGCAACAACAACATTGCCGAGAGCATCTTCAAGCAGATGGAGCGTGAGGTGCATCCGGTTCCCGAATGGGTGGTGATGTGCGCCGGCACGGGCGGCACGTCGGCGACCATCGGGCGTTATCTGCGCTATCGCAGCCTGCACACGCGGCTGTGCGTGGTGGATGTCGAGAATTCCGTCTTCTATGACGGCTTCCGCACCGGCGACCGCAACAAGACCTGCGAAAAGGGCTCGCGCATCGAAGGCATCGGGCGTCCCCGCGTGGAGCCTTCCTTCCTGCCCTCGGTGATCGATCACATGATCAAGATCCCCGATGCCGCTTCGCTTGCCGCCATGCATGTTCTGTCGGAACGCATCTTCCGCCGTGTCGGCGGATCAACGGGCACGAACTTCTTCGGCCTGTGCTGGGTTGCGGGGCAGATGATGCGCGAAAAGCGCGATGGCTCGCTGGTCTCGGTCATCTGCGACAGCGGCGCGCGCTACGAGGATACCTATTACAATGCCGATTGGCTCGCTAGGAACGAGTTCGATATCGAGCCCTATCGCGAAGCCTTGAACACCTTCCTCGACACCGGCGATTTCTCGCTGCTGGAGGCACTGGTGCGCGCCTCGAAATAG
- a CDS encoding citrate:proton symporter, whose product MLALLGLGTIVLLLVSIMTNKLSPLVALITIPLIAALIGGFGFESAGFMIAGLKKIAPVAVMFVFAIVFFGILSDAGMMDPIIDRILKVVGMRPSRITVGTALLATVVHLDGSGAVTFLVTIPAMLPLYDRLKMRRVVLAAIAAMAAGTANMLPWGGPTLRAASALHVPVTEVFNPMITVQIIGLVTVFIISYILGLREEKRLGAEGHLEGIDHTEVHTRELTDDEKALRRPHLFLVNVALTLAVLGAMISGYLPAAVSFMLGTVAALLINYPKPAEQKTRIDAHAKAALMMATILFAAGAFTGIMRESGMLSAMAQTAAGFVSEDFASHMPVMVGALSMPLSLLFDPDSYYFGVMPVIAEVYQTFGGDPVAIGQASIIGQMTTGFPVSPLTASTFLLIGLSGVSLGEHQRFTIPLALAVSLVMTVGAVIVGVFPF is encoded by the coding sequence ATGCTGGCTCTTCTCGGACTGGGGACGATAGTACTTCTGCTCGTCTCCATCATGACCAATAAACTCTCTCCGTTGGTCGCGCTCATTACGATTCCTCTGATCGCCGCGCTTATCGGCGGTTTTGGGTTTGAGAGCGCGGGCTTCATGATCGCAGGCCTTAAGAAAATTGCGCCTGTGGCCGTCATGTTCGTGTTCGCCATCGTCTTCTTCGGAATCCTTTCCGATGCAGGCATGATGGATCCGATCATCGATCGCATCCTCAAGGTTGTCGGGATGCGCCCGTCGCGCATCACGGTCGGCACCGCGCTTCTCGCCACCGTCGTTCACCTCGATGGCTCTGGCGCCGTTACCTTCCTCGTCACGATCCCGGCCATGCTGCCGCTTTATGACCGGCTGAAAATGCGCCGCGTCGTTCTGGCCGCAATCGCCGCCATGGCCGCCGGTACGGCCAACATGCTCCCCTGGGGCGGCCCGACCCTGCGTGCGGCTTCCGCGCTCCACGTCCCCGTCACCGAAGTCTTCAACCCGATGATCACCGTTCAGATCATTGGCCTGGTTACCGTTTTCATCATCTCCTACATCCTCGGCCTGCGCGAAGAAAAGCGTCTTGGCGCCGAAGGTCACCTTGAAGGCATCGACCACACCGAAGTTCACACCCGCGAACTGACCGACGATGAAAAGGCCCTGCGTCGTCCGCACCTGTTCCTGGTCAACGTTGCCCTGACCCTCGCCGTTCTGGGCGCGATGATCTCCGGCTACCTGCCTGCGGCCGTGTCCTTCATGCTCGGCACCGTGGCTGCCCTGCTGATCAACTACCCCAAGCCCGCCGAACAGAAGACCCGCATCGACGCCCATGCCAAGGCAGCGCTGATGATGGCCACCATTCTCTTCGCGGCAGGCGCCTTCACCGGCATCATGCGTGAATCCGGCATGTTGTCCGCCATGGCCCAAACCGCTGCCGGTTTCGTGTCGGAAGACTTCGCCTCGCACATGCCCGTCATGGTTGGCGCTCTCTCCATGCCGCTCAGCCTGCTGTTCGATCCCGACAGCTACTACTTCGGCGTGATGCCCGTCATCGCGGAAGTCTACCAGACCTTCGGCGGAGATCCGGTTGCCATCGGTCAGGCTTCGATCATCGGCCAGATGACCACCGGCTTCCCCGTAAGCCCGCTGACGGCCTCCACCTTCCTGCTCATCGGTCTTTCCGGTGTCTCTCTCGGCGAACACCAGCGCTTCACCATTCCGCTGGCCCTTGCGGTCTCCCTGGTCATGACCGTGGGCGCCGTGATTGTCGGGGTCTTCCCATTCTAG